A region from the Silene latifolia isolate original U9 population chromosome 7, ASM4854445v1, whole genome shotgun sequence genome encodes:
- the LOC141589714 gene encoding uncharacterized protein LOC141589714, giving the protein MLCLWSCWALWEHCNKVIFDAREVDPLSVVWRAMDVMEEIEGGDFTRARRGDGTVRGVARVEEKGWTPPTSKYVKIKVDAGAKEGEGVSVGAVCRDGRGRVLWGSSLVQDQYWDPQVAEAVAVLECISEAARRRHDKIVMESDCLLVVEALRKKAIGRSMLSLILYDILALCNSFTSIVWSFTSRVNNSVAHYLSHLLLRVVGRSVWSDVLPPIPNNAVILDSLLMQ; this is encoded by the coding sequence ATGCTCTGTTTATGGAGTTGTTGGGCTTTGTGGGAACATTGTAACAAGGTGATTTTTGACGCGCGTGAGGTGGACCCATTGAGTGTGGTGTGGCGAGCTATGGACGTGATGGAGGAAATTGAAGGAGGGGATTTTACAAGAGCTAGGCGAGGGGATGGGACCGTGAGAGGTGTGGCTAGAGTAGAGGAAAAGGGTTGGACTCCACCAACGTCGAAGTATGTCAAAATAAAAGTGGATGCGGGGGCAAAGGAGGGGGAAGGCGTTAGTGTTGGAGCAGTATGTCGAGATGGTAGGGGGAGGGTTCTGTGGGGTTCCTCGCTCGTGCAGGACCAATACTGGGATCCACAGGTTGCAGAAGCGGTTGCGGTTTTGGAATGCATTAGTGAAGCTGCGAGACGGAGGCATGATAAGATCGTCATGGAAAGTGATTGCTTGCTGGTGGTGGAGGCGCTTAGGAAGAAGGCTATTGGGAGAAGCATGCTTTCTTTgattttatatgatattttagCTTTATGTAACTCTTTTACTTCGATTGTTTGGTCGTTTACTAGTCGCGTTAACAATAGTGTTGCGCATTACTTATCTCATCTTTTGCTTAGAGTAGTTGGTAGATCAGTGTGGTCGGATGTTTTACCACCGATTCCAAACAATGCTGTTATTCTTGATTCTCTTCTAATGCAGTAA